A portion of the Pectobacterium brasiliense genome contains these proteins:
- a CDS encoding glycosyltransferase — MSRVDISVIVPIYNCEEFIEPLFSSLLAQDNVSFEIIAVNDGSTDGSLVKLNEIGKSATNLIVVSQENKGLSEARNTGIRHANGEWIAFVDGDDWLEKDTLSTWLEKAKEQHLDLLIGNGFKFNENPEQEVKEPIQTKQPWGEVISGDEWIIRGVKHNEWCHFAWLQLIRRNVISLNNLSFIPDMMHEDILWTANLALVTKRVGFCEKMSYGYRVGNTHSITKSSSIEKITRRANSYIDIMQGLISLATQNKDNATLNKALIRHVNRESRHFFGLLRKKISSPAIRQQLAEKFISTGIGGNLFKGMTSFNDFWYALRFYFTVYQYSKKK; from the coding sequence ATGAGTCGTGTGGATATCAGCGTCATTGTTCCGATATATAACTGCGAAGAGTTTATCGAGCCTCTTTTTTCATCGTTGCTTGCTCAGGATAATGTCTCTTTTGAAATTATTGCAGTCAATGATGGTTCCACCGATGGCAGCCTTGTGAAATTGAATGAGATAGGCAAATCGGCTACGAATTTGATTGTTGTCAGCCAGGAAAATAAAGGATTGTCGGAAGCGAGAAATACAGGGATTCGGCACGCGAATGGAGAGTGGATTGCATTTGTTGATGGCGATGACTGGTTGGAAAAAGATACGCTATCAACATGGCTCGAAAAAGCTAAGGAACAACATCTCGATCTCTTGATAGGTAATGGCTTCAAGTTTAATGAAAATCCAGAACAAGAAGTAAAAGAACCGATTCAGACGAAGCAGCCATGGGGTGAGGTAATCAGCGGCGATGAATGGATTATTCGGGGTGTAAAACATAATGAATGGTGCCACTTTGCCTGGTTGCAGCTCATACGTCGCAATGTTATCTCATTGAACAATTTAAGCTTTATTCCAGATATGATGCATGAAGACATTCTATGGACGGCGAATTTAGCGCTGGTAACCAAGCGAGTCGGTTTCTGTGAAAAGATGAGTTATGGTTATCGCGTTGGTAATACGCATTCGATCACAAAGTCATCATCAATTGAGAAAATAACCCGCAGAGCAAACAGCTATATTGATATCATGCAGGGGCTGATTTCTCTCGCGACTCAGAACAAAGATAATGCTACTTTAAATAAAGCGTTAATTCGTCATGTTAATCGAGAGAGTCGTCATTTCTTTGGGCTTTTGCGTAAAAAAATATCATCACCTGCTATCCGGCAACAGCTAGCTGAAAAATTTATCTCTACGGGTATTGGTGGGAATTTATTCAAAGGAATGACGTCATTTAATGATTTTTGGTATGCCTTACGTTTTTATTTTAC
- the mutM gene encoding bifunctional DNA-formamidopyrimidine glycosylase/DNA-(apurinic or apyrimidinic site) lyase — MPELPEVETSRRGISPYLVDHTILYAEVRNSRLRWPVSAEILSLSDEPVLSVRRRAKYLLIELTRGWIIVHLGMSGSLRVLPEYSEPEKHDHVDLVMDSGKVLRYTDPRRFGAWLWTDNLETCSVLAHLGPEPLEAEFSADYLYQASRGKKTAIKQWIMDNKVVVGVGNIYASESLFAAGIHPDRTAGSLNESDAAILVGVIKQVLQLSIEQGGTTLRDFLQSDGKPGYFAQELRVYGRNGEPCRTCGTPIEIAKHGQRSTFFCRRCQK; from the coding sequence ATGCCTGAATTACCAGAGGTTGAAACCAGTCGTCGGGGAATTTCACCGTATCTTGTCGATCACACCATCCTTTATGCTGAAGTGAGGAACTCACGTCTGCGCTGGCCGGTATCGGCTGAGATCCTCTCGCTGAGTGATGAGCCGGTGCTCAGCGTGCGTCGACGTGCAAAATATCTGCTGATTGAACTGACTCGCGGCTGGATTATTGTGCATCTCGGCATGTCTGGCAGCCTGCGGGTGTTGCCGGAATATAGCGAGCCGGAGAAGCACGATCATGTTGATTTGGTGATGGACAGCGGTAAGGTGCTGCGTTACACCGATCCCCGACGTTTTGGTGCCTGGCTGTGGACGGATAATCTGGAAACCTGCTCGGTATTGGCGCATCTGGGGCCAGAACCACTAGAGGCGGAATTCTCTGCCGATTATCTTTATCAGGCGTCACGCGGTAAAAAGACGGCAATCAAACAGTGGATTATGGATAACAAAGTCGTCGTCGGCGTAGGCAATATTTACGCGAGCGAATCGCTGTTTGCGGCGGGCATCCATCCTGACAGAACGGCTGGATCGCTAAATGAAAGCGACGCAGCCATATTGGTGGGCGTGATTAAACAGGTGCTACAGCTTTCGATTGAGCAGGGTGGCACGACGTTGCGTGATTTTTTGCAATCAGACGGTAAACCCGGTTATTTCGCGCAGGAGCTGCGAGTCTATGGCCGCAATGGTGAACCTTGTCGTACATGCGGAACGCCGATAGAAATCGCGAAGCATGGGCAGCGCAGCACATTTTTCTGTCGCCGCTGTCAGAAGTAA
- the rpmG gene encoding 50S ribosomal protein L33 — protein MAKGVREKIKLVSSAGTGHFYTTTKNKRTKPEKLELKKFDPVVRQHVLYKEAKIK, from the coding sequence ATGGCTAAGGGTGTTCGCGAGAAGATCAAGCTGGTTTCTTCTGCTGGTACTGGTCACTTCTATACCACTACGAAGAACAAGCGTACTAAGCCGGAAAAATTGGAACTGAAGAAATTCGATCCAGTTGTCCGTCAGCACGTTCTCTACAAAGAAGCTAAAATTAAGTAA
- the rpmB gene encoding 50S ribosomal protein L28, translating to MSRVCQVTGKRPVAGNNRSHALNATKRRFLPNLHSHRFWVEGEKRFVTLRVSAKGMRVIDKKGIETVLADLRARGEKY from the coding sequence ATGTCCCGAGTCTGCCAAGTTACTGGCAAGCGTCCGGTGGCCGGGAACAACCGTTCCCACGCACTGAATGCGACCAAACGCCGTTTTCTGCCGAACCTGCATTCACACCGTTTTTGGGTTGAAGGCGAGAAGCGCTTTGTAACACTGCGTGTATCTGCTAAAGGTATGCGTGTTATTGATAAGAAGGGTATTGAGACGGTTCTGGCCGATCTGCGTGCCCGTGGTGAAAAGTATTAA
- the radC gene encoding RadC family protein, translating to MGWEKGLAPREKLVRLGAESLTDVELLAIFLRTGLPGVHVMQLAEDLLTHFGSLYQLMAADQSAFHHARGVGISKYTQLKAIAELSRRLFFSRLAKEDAMLNPEATGQYLQLLLSRREREVFLVLFLDNQHHVIRHQEMFVGTINSVEVHPREIVREALKANAAALILAHNHPSGKAEPSQADRAITEQIVKACLLMEIRVLDHLVIGHGEYVSFAERGWI from the coding sequence ATGGGCTGGGAAAAGGGATTGGCACCGCGTGAAAAACTGGTGCGTTTAGGGGCGGAATCACTGACGGATGTCGAATTGTTGGCGATTTTTTTGCGCACAGGGTTGCCGGGCGTGCATGTGATGCAGTTGGCAGAGGATTTGTTGACGCATTTTGGCTCGCTCTATCAACTGATGGCGGCCGACCAGTCAGCGTTTCATCATGCCAGAGGCGTGGGGATATCAAAATATACGCAGCTCAAGGCGATCGCAGAGCTGTCGCGGCGGCTATTTTTCTCTCGTCTGGCGAAAGAGGACGCCATGCTGAACCCGGAAGCGACCGGCCAATATTTACAGTTGCTGTTGTCTCGGCGTGAGCGTGAAGTTTTTTTAGTTCTATTTTTGGACAATCAGCACCACGTTATTCGCCATCAGGAGATGTTTGTTGGTACGATTAACAGCGTGGAAGTCCACCCGCGTGAAATTGTGCGTGAAGCGCTAAAAGCAAATGCTGCCGCGCTAATACTGGCGCATAATCATCCGTCGGGAAAAGCGGAGCCGAGTCAGGCTGACCGTGCGATAACCGAACAGATTGTTAAAGCCTGTCTGTTAATGGAGATCCGCGTGCTCGATCATTTGGTTATTGGGCACGGCGAATACGTTTCTTTTGCCGAGCGTGGTTGGATTTAA
- the coaBC gene encoding bifunctional phosphopantothenoylcysteine decarboxylase/phosphopantothenate--cysteine ligase CoaBC, which translates to MAHLVTFNRTMMMTEFSSLNALSGKRIVLGISGGIAAYKCPELVRRLRDGGADVRVVMTSAAKAFITPLTLQAVSGYPVSDDLLDPAAEASMGHIELGKWADLVILAPATADLIARVAAGMANDLLTTICLATSAPIAVVPAMNQQMYRAEPTQDNLRTLAARGLPIWGPDSGSQACGDVGPGRMIDPMEIVGLAQRHFSAINDLQHLNILVTAGPTREALDPVRFVTNHSSGKMGFAIAQAAAARGANVTLVSGPVSLATPQGVTRIDVGSALEMEHAVMEHAAQQHIVIGCAAVADYRAKHIADEKIKKQNQQGDEMTLTLVKNPDIIAGVAAMTKNRPYVVGFAAETQNVEEYARQKLARKKLDLICANNVSLSGHGFNSETNALHLFWQGGDTPLPQCDKRLLGQKLIDEIISRYDEKNRR; encoded by the coding sequence ATGGCGCATCTTGTGACTTTCAATCGGACCATGATGATGACGGAATTTTCCAGCCTGAATGCACTCTCCGGAAAACGAATCGTGCTGGGCATCAGCGGCGGCATCGCCGCGTATAAGTGCCCGGAACTGGTGCGACGCCTGCGCGATGGCGGAGCCGATGTACGAGTTGTCATGACCTCTGCCGCTAAGGCTTTCATCACGCCGCTGACGCTGCAAGCCGTCTCCGGCTACCCAGTATCAGACGACCTGCTTGACCCCGCGGCGGAAGCCTCAATGGGTCACATCGAGTTAGGAAAATGGGCTGATTTAGTCATTCTCGCCCCGGCGACCGCCGACCTGATCGCACGAGTCGCCGCCGGCATGGCGAATGACCTGCTGACCACGATCTGTCTGGCGACATCTGCCCCTATCGCCGTTGTCCCTGCGATGAATCAGCAGATGTATCGCGCAGAGCCCACGCAGGACAACCTGCGCACGCTGGCCGCACGCGGTTTACCGATCTGGGGGCCGGATAGCGGCAGTCAGGCGTGTGGCGACGTTGGGCCGGGCCGCATGATCGACCCAATGGAGATTGTCGGGCTGGCGCAGCGTCATTTTTCTGCCATCAACGATCTGCAACATCTGAACATTCTGGTCACCGCCGGGCCGACGAGAGAAGCGCTGGATCCCGTTCGCTTTGTCACCAACCACAGCTCCGGGAAAATGGGCTTTGCTATCGCACAGGCCGCTGCCGCCCGTGGTGCGAATGTCACACTGGTAAGCGGTCCAGTGTCGCTCGCCACACCGCAGGGCGTCACACGTATTGACGTCGGCAGCGCGTTGGAGATGGAGCACGCGGTGATGGAACACGCAGCCCAGCAGCACATTGTTATCGGCTGTGCCGCGGTTGCTGACTACCGCGCCAAACACATCGCCGATGAGAAGATTAAAAAACAGAACCAGCAGGGCGATGAAATGACTCTCACTCTGGTCAAAAATCCAGATATTATCGCCGGTGTCGCCGCCATGACGAAAAATCGTCCTTATGTTGTCGGGTTTGCTGCCGAAACCCAGAATGTGGAAGAATACGCCCGGCAAAAACTGGCGCGTAAAAAGCTGGATCTGATTTGCGCGAACAACGTCTCTCTTTCCGGGCATGGTTTTAACAGTGAAACCAATGCGTTACACCTTTTTTGGCAAGGTGGAGACACGCCGTTGCCGCAGTGCGACAAGCGTCTTCTTGGCCAAAAATTAATCGACGAGATTATCAGCCGTTATGATGAAAAAAATCGACGTTAA
- the dut gene encoding dUTP diphosphatase — translation MMKKIDVKIVDPRVGQQFPLPTYATPGSAGLDLRACLDQAIELKAGETTLIPTGLAIHIADTGLAAVILPRSGLGHKHGVVLGNLVGLIDSDYQGQLMVSVWNRGQQTFTVEPGERIAQMVFVPVVQAEFNLVEDFVGSERGEGGFGHSGRS, via the coding sequence ATGATGAAAAAAATCGACGTTAAGATTGTTGACCCACGCGTTGGGCAGCAATTCCCGTTACCAACCTATGCCACACCAGGTTCTGCCGGGCTCGATCTGCGTGCCTGTCTGGATCAGGCGATTGAACTCAAAGCAGGGGAAACCACGCTTATTCCAACCGGGCTGGCGATTCACATTGCCGATACCGGGCTGGCGGCGGTTATCCTGCCTCGCTCCGGACTGGGCCACAAGCACGGCGTGGTGCTGGGGAATCTGGTGGGGCTGATTGATTCGGACTACCAGGGACAGCTGATGGTTTCCGTCTGGAACCGTGGTCAACAAACGTTCACGGTTGAACCGGGCGAGCGCATCGCACAGATGGTTTTTGTGCCCGTCGTTCAGGCCGAATTTAATCTGGTCGAAGACTTCGTCGGCAGCGAACGTGGAGAAGGCGGCTTCGGCCACTCCGGCCGTAGCTAA
- the slmA gene encoding nucleoid occlusion factor SlmA yields the protein MAEKENTKRNRREEILQALAQMLESSDGSQRITTAKLAANVGVSEAALYRHFPSKTRMFDSLIEFIEDSLTTRINLILQDEKETFNRLRLILLLILGFAERNPGLTRIMTGHALMFEQDRLQGRINQLFERIESQLRQVLREHKLRDGKGFQHDETLLASQLLAFCEGMLSRFIRSEFRYRPTQEFDTRWPLLAAQLN from the coding sequence ATGGCAGAAAAAGAAAATACGAAAAGGAATCGCCGCGAGGAAATTTTGCAGGCGCTGGCGCAGATGCTGGAATCCAGCGACGGTAGCCAACGCATCACCACAGCAAAACTGGCTGCGAATGTTGGCGTGTCCGAAGCGGCGCTCTACCGGCATTTCCCCAGTAAAACGCGGATGTTTGATAGCCTGATTGAATTTATTGAGGATAGCCTGACCACCCGCATTAACCTGATTCTGCAAGACGAAAAAGAAACGTTTAATCGTCTTCGTCTGATTTTGCTGCTTATTTTAGGGTTTGCGGAACGGAATCCGGGGCTGACTCGCATCATGACCGGGCACGCGCTGATGTTTGAACAGGATCGCTTGCAAGGGCGTATTAACCAGCTGTTTGAGCGTATTGAATCGCAGCTGCGTCAGGTATTGCGCGAGCACAAGCTACGCGATGGCAAAGGTTTCCAGCATGATGAAACGCTGCTAGCCAGCCAGCTGTTAGCGTTTTGCGAAGGGATGCTGTCGCGCTTCATTCGTTCTGAATTCCGCTATCGTCCGACGCAGGAATTCGACACCCGCTGGCCGCTGCTGGCCGCACAGTTGAACTAA
- the pyrE gene encoding orotate phosphoribosyltransferase — MKAYQRQFIEFALSKQVLKFGEFTLKSGRISPYFFNAGLFNTGRDLALLGRFYAEALVDSGVAFDLLFGPAYKGIPIATTAAVALAEHHDRDLPYCFNRKEAKDHGEGGSLVGSPLQGRVMLVDDVITAGTAIRESMEIIGAHGATLAGVMIALDRQERGRAELSAIQEVERDYQCKVISIITLTDLIAYLAEKPEMAAHLDAVKAYREQFGV; from the coding sequence ATGAAAGCCTACCAGCGCCAGTTTATTGAGTTTGCACTCAGCAAGCAGGTATTGAAGTTTGGCGAGTTCACCCTGAAATCTGGGCGTATCAGTCCCTATTTCTTTAACGCCGGGCTGTTTAATACCGGACGTGACCTGGCCTTACTGGGGCGTTTTTATGCGGAAGCTTTGGTTGATTCTGGCGTGGCGTTCGATCTGCTGTTCGGGCCGGCTTACAAAGGCATTCCGATTGCGACTACCGCTGCTGTCGCGCTGGCAGAACATCACGATCGTGACCTGCCGTACTGCTTCAACCGCAAAGAAGCCAAAGATCACGGCGAGGGCGGCAGCCTGGTCGGTAGCCCGTTACAGGGCCGGGTGATGCTGGTGGATGACGTGATTACGGCCGGTACGGCGATTCGTGAATCGATGGAAATTATCGGTGCACACGGGGCGACGCTGGCGGGTGTGATGATTGCGCTGGATCGTCAGGAACGTGGCCGTGCTGAACTTTCCGCGATTCAGGAAGTGGAACGCGACTATCAGTGCAAGGTGATTTCGATTATTACGTTAACGGATTTGATCGCCTATCTGGCGGAAAAACCAGAGATGGCGGCGCATCTGGATGCGGTGAAAGCCTATCGTGAGCAGTTCGGGGTTTAA
- the rph gene encoding ribonuclease PH has translation MRPTGRSAQQVRPLTFTRHYTKHAEGSVLVEFGDTKVLCNATVEEGVPRFLKGQGQGWVTAEYGMLPRATHSRNSREAAKGKQGGRTLEIQRLIARSLRAAIDLKVLGEYTITLDCDVLQADGGTRTASITGACVALADALNQMVAKGKLKKNPMKGMIAAVSVGIVNGEALCDLEYVEDSAAETDMNVVMTEDGRMIEVQGTAEGEPFSHDELLTLLALARGGIDTIVQAQKAALID, from the coding sequence ATGCGCCCAACAGGCCGAAGTGCACAGCAAGTACGCCCCCTTACATTCACCCGTCATTACACGAAACACGCTGAAGGTTCCGTTTTAGTCGAATTTGGCGATACCAAAGTGTTATGCAATGCCACGGTAGAAGAGGGTGTTCCGCGCTTTCTGAAAGGCCAGGGACAAGGATGGGTCACCGCCGAATACGGCATGCTGCCGCGTGCGACGCACAGCCGTAACTCGCGTGAAGCCGCCAAAGGTAAGCAGGGTGGTCGGACGCTGGAGATTCAGCGCCTGATTGCGCGTTCCCTGCGTGCGGCAATCGACCTGAAAGTGCTCGGCGAATACACCATTACGCTCGACTGCGATGTCTTGCAGGCGGATGGCGGCACGCGTACGGCATCCATCACTGGTGCCTGCGTGGCGTTGGCCGATGCGCTGAACCAGATGGTTGCTAAGGGTAAGCTGAAAAAGAACCCGATGAAAGGCATGATCGCCGCCGTGTCCGTCGGCATCGTGAACGGCGAAGCGCTGTGCGATCTGGAATATGTGGAAGATTCCGCTGCGGAAACCGACATGAATGTGGTCATGACCGAAGACGGTCGCATGATTGAAGTGCAAGGGACGGCCGAAGGCGAACCGTTCAGCCACGACGAATTGCTCACCCTGCTGGCGCTAGCCCGAGGGGGAATTGATACCATCGTTCAGGCGCAGAAAGCGGCCTTAATCGATTGA
- the ycjG gene encoding L-Ala-D/L-Glu epimerase — translation MRHMQIETVNLPLARPMAAENGTRRAVTVIRVALEEKGFIGQGECTPLAHYGESADSVCRQLSAVREAIEHGLTIEQLQKDLSPGAARNALDCALWRLNTALEKQTLWQRIGIYPPTSVICAQTLALDSVERMAAAASNAVSHGALLLKIKLDRELILEKVAAIRAAAPNARLIIDARASWSGLDLHSLSTALLPYQVAMIEQPLPVGKDEDLQRFSHPIPICADESCRHSGDIVGLRRRYDMINIKLDKCGGLTEALAMVREAHFHGLRIMVGCTLGSSMAMEAALPVAADAEHVDLDGPIWLAADSSPYLTYNLGRIWL, via the coding sequence ATGCGGCATATGCAAATTGAAACGGTCAATCTGCCCCTAGCCCGTCCTATGGCGGCTGAAAACGGGACGCGTCGTGCGGTTACCGTTATCCGCGTCGCGTTGGAAGAAAAAGGATTTATTGGACAAGGCGAATGTACGCCACTCGCCCACTATGGCGAGTCCGCCGACAGCGTATGTCGCCAGCTCTCTGCGGTCCGTGAGGCAATAGAACACGGTCTGACCATCGAACAGCTCCAGAAAGATTTATCACCGGGTGCGGCCAGAAATGCGCTGGACTGCGCACTGTGGCGGCTCAACACCGCATTGGAAAAACAGACGCTGTGGCAGCGCATCGGCATTTATCCCCCCACATCCGTGATCTGTGCGCAAACGTTGGCGCTCGACAGCGTGGAGAGAATGGCGGCCGCCGCCTCCAATGCCGTTTCCCACGGTGCCCTGCTGCTAAAAATCAAACTGGATCGCGAGCTGATTCTGGAGAAAGTCGCCGCCATTCGTGCTGCCGCGCCCAACGCCAGATTGATTATCGACGCGAGAGCGAGCTGGAGCGGGCTGGATTTACATAGCCTGTCCACCGCTCTGCTGCCTTATCAGGTCGCCATGATTGAGCAACCGCTTCCTGTCGGTAAGGACGAGGATTTACAGCGGTTTTCTCACCCGATTCCGATTTGCGCGGACGAAAGCTGCCGCCACAGCGGAGACATCGTCGGGCTGCGCCGTCGTTACGACATGATCAACATCAAGCTGGACAAGTGTGGCGGGCTAACCGAAGCGCTGGCGATGGTGCGTGAGGCTCACTTTCACGGCCTGCGCATTATGGTCGGCTGCACGCTGGGCTCGTCGATGGCGATGGAGGCCGCCCTGCCGGTCGCCGCCGATGCTGAACACGTCGATCTCGACGGCCCTATCTGGCTGGCCGCCGACAGTTCGCCTTATCTGACCTACAACCTTGGCCGAATTTGGCTATGA
- a CDS encoding ABC transporter ATP-binding protein, translating into MTDIMHAGAATAPGNAPRPVLEIDDLSVSFSGRSGTHQALKGISFTVNKGEVVAVVGESGSGKSVTSLAVMGLLADSANIERGALRFTARDGKQHDLLSMKAEARRKLRGRDLAMIFQEPMTSLNPVLKVGDQLTEALLDHKICDAASADKKARELLHKVRIADVNRVMKSYPHSLSGGMRQRVMIAQALACDPQLLIADEPTTALDVTVQARILQILRDLQQQSDMAVLFITHDMGVVAEIADRVVVMYRGEIVEQGTVEQIFAAPQHPYTQSLLAAVPKLGDMRDSLWPKRFPLLGQAADPENSEQVTARYDAEPLLDIRGLSVYYPMRSGILSTVTHHVHAVEQIDFNVWPGETLAIVGESGCGKSTTGRALLRLVQSQAESIHFQGNEISQMKERDFQPLRREMQMVFQDPYASLNPRLTVGFTIAEPLLLHGLVKSLEEATPQVQALLKSVGLLPEHARRYPHEFSGGQRQRIAIARAMALQPQVIIADEAVSALDVSIQAQVVNLMMDLQKKTGVSWIFISHDMAVVERIANRVAVMYLGQIVEIGPRQSVFNDPQHPYTRRLLASVPIADPTRRGARQFDDSEIPSPLRKAGEAVAKTRYREVAPQHWVADNESAA; encoded by the coding sequence ATGACGGATATCATGCACGCGGGTGCCGCCACAGCACCCGGTAACGCCCCCAGGCCTGTACTGGAAATCGACGATCTGAGCGTCAGCTTTAGCGGCCGTTCCGGCACGCACCAGGCGCTAAAAGGCATTTCCTTTACCGTGAATAAAGGGGAAGTGGTCGCCGTGGTCGGCGAAAGTGGTTCAGGCAAGTCCGTAACCTCACTCGCCGTGATGGGGCTGTTGGCGGACTCAGCCAACATCGAACGTGGCGCACTCCGTTTCACCGCACGCGACGGCAAGCAGCATGACCTGCTGAGTATGAAAGCAGAAGCGCGTCGTAAGCTGCGCGGCCGCGATCTCGCCATGATTTTTCAGGAGCCGATGACTTCGCTTAATCCGGTACTAAAAGTCGGCGATCAGCTCACCGAAGCGCTGCTTGACCACAAAATTTGCGATGCCGCCAGCGCGGACAAAAAAGCCCGTGAGCTACTGCACAAGGTGCGCATCGCAGACGTCAATCGCGTGATGAAAAGCTACCCGCACTCGCTGTCCGGCGGGATGCGCCAGCGTGTGATGATTGCACAGGCGCTAGCCTGCGATCCGCAGCTGTTGATTGCCGACGAACCGACCACTGCTCTGGACGTCACCGTACAGGCACGCATCCTGCAAATCCTGCGCGACCTGCAACAGCAGAGCGACATGGCGGTGCTGTTTATCACCCACGACATGGGCGTGGTGGCGGAAATCGCCGATCGCGTGGTGGTGATGTACCGCGGCGAGATTGTGGAACAAGGCACCGTCGAACAGATTTTTGCCGCACCGCAACATCCTTATACCCAATCGCTGCTGGCTGCTGTACCGAAGCTGGGCGACATGCGCGATAGCCTGTGGCCAAAGCGCTTTCCTTTACTGGGACAGGCTGCCGATCCGGAAAATAGTGAACAGGTTACCGCCCGCTATGACGCCGAGCCGCTGTTGGATATTCGCGGACTGAGCGTGTATTACCCCATGCGCAGCGGGATTTTATCCACCGTTACTCACCACGTTCATGCGGTAGAGCAGATTGATTTCAACGTCTGGCCGGGCGAAACGCTGGCTATCGTCGGGGAAAGCGGCTGCGGCAAGTCCACCACCGGACGCGCGCTGCTGCGTCTGGTACAGAGCCAAGCCGAAAGCATTCATTTTCAGGGTAACGAGATTTCCCAGATGAAAGAGCGGGATTTCCAGCCGCTGCGCCGGGAAATGCAGATGGTGTTTCAAGACCCGTACGCCTCGCTCAACCCGCGTCTGACGGTTGGCTTCACCATCGCCGAACCGCTGCTGCTGCACGGGCTGGTGAAATCACTGGAAGAAGCGACACCGCAGGTGCAGGCGCTGTTAAAAAGCGTCGGTCTGCTGCCAGAACACGCACGTCGTTATCCGCACGAGTTTTCCGGCGGGCAGCGTCAGCGTATCGCGATTGCTCGCGCGATGGCGCTACAGCCGCAGGTCATCATTGCTGACGAAGCCGTTTCGGCGCTCGATGTGTCGATTCAGGCGCAGGTCGTCAATCTGATGATGGACCTCCAGAAGAAAACCGGCGTGTCGTGGATTTTCATCTCGCACGATATGGCCGTCGTCGAGCGCATCGCCAACCGCGTCGCGGTGATGTACCTCGGCCAGATCGTGGAAATCGGCCCGCGCCAGTCGGTGTTTAACGATCCACAGCATCCGTATACCCGCCGCCTGTTGGCTTCGGTTCCGATTGCCGATCCAACCCGTCGCGGCGCACGCCAGTTTGACGACAGCGAAATCCCCTCACCCTTGCGTAAAGCAGGCGAGGCCGTCGCCAAAACGCGCTACCGAGAGGTCGCGCCGCAGCACTGGGTCGCCGACAACGAATCGGCCGCCTGA